CTCTTTCCGAACACTTCAAGATGCACAAGAAAGACCATCATTCCCGCAGGGGACTTCTTATGCTGGTCAACAAGAGAAGAAAGCTACTTAAGTATTTGAGAACAGTGGATGATGAAAAGTACAAAGATACCATCCAGAAGCTCGGGCTCAGGAAGTAAGAGCCCCGATTTTATTAATTCAACAGGAAAGACAGGTATAGGATATGGAATCAGTTACAACCAGATTGGGGAATGAAGAACTTATAATATCGACAGGAAAACTTGCGAAACAGGCTGACGGGTCGGTCACCGTGCAGTGTGGCGGCACTATGGTGCTTGTCACGTGTGTGTGTGCCAGAACAGCCAACGAAAGCATGGATTTCTTTCCCCTTACGGTCGAGTATAAGGAGAGGACTTTCGCGGCGGGCAGGATCCCAGGCGGATTTTTCAAGAGGGAAGGCAGGCCTACAGAGAAAGAGATACTCACTTCCAGGATGATAGACAGGCCGATAAGACCGCTGTTCCCGGACGGCATGATGAACGAGGTGCAGGTGATAGCGACAGTGCTTTCATCCGACGGGAAGAACGAGTCTGACGCTCTCGCCGTTATCGGCGCGTCAGCGGCGCTCACTATATCCGATATACCTTTTAACGGCCCTATAGGTTGTGTGAGGGTCGGCAAGGTCGGGG
This genomic stretch from Candidatus Omnitrophota bacterium harbors:
- the rpsO gene encoding 30S ribosomal protein S15; the protein is MATTKTKKQEIIGEFKKHDSDTGSPEVQIALLSERINSLSEHFKMHKKDHHSRRGLLMLVNKRRKLLKYLRTVDDEKYKDTIQKLGLRK
- a CDS encoding polyribonucleotide nucleotidyltransferase — encoded protein: MESVTTRLGNEELIISTGKLAKQADGSVTVQCGGTMVLVTCVCARTANESMDFFPLTVEYKERTFAAGRIPGGFFKREGRPTEKEILTSRMIDRPIRPLFPDGMMNEVQVIATVLSSDGKNESDALAVIGASAALTISDIPFNGPIGCVRVGKVG